A genomic segment from Amphiura filiformis chromosome 10, Afil_fr2py, whole genome shotgun sequence encodes:
- the LOC140162941 gene encoding protein FAM136A-like, translating into MAEGLPAAVAACREKVDQGVTDMVTQLDKDVFRKMQIKMYQCSAKCCENQQSSMEAVQSCVQNCQRPVASAQEYMQKELEDFMERLQRCSLQCQDDVKDKLSPSTPSNEIEKIKSRLETCLVQCGERHTALLPGMTKRMKSNLAQFK; encoded by the exons ATGGCGGAGGGTTTGCCAGCAGCGGTTGCAGCATGCAGGGAAAAAGTAGATCAAGGAGTCACTGATATGGTGACACAACTTGATAAAGACGTGTTTAGAAAAATGCAG ATCAAAATGTACCAATGCAGTGCCAAATGCTGTGAGAACCAACAGTCTAGTATGGAGGCAGTCCAGTCATGCGTGCAGAATTGTCAACGACCAGTTGCATCAGCTCAGGAATATATGCAAAAAGAACTAGAAGATTTTATG GAAAGATTACAACGTTGCAGCCTGCAGTGCCAGGACGACGTCAAGGACAAACTATCACCGTCCACACCAAGCAATGAAATTGAAAAGATTAAATCAAGACTAGAGACCTGTCTTGTACAATGTGGAGAAAGACATACAGCCCTTCTACCAGGGATGACCAAGAGAATGAAGTCAAATCTAGCCCAATTCAAGTAA